In the genome of Vicia villosa cultivar HV-30 ecotype Madison, WI linkage group LG7, Vvil1.0, whole genome shotgun sequence, one region contains:
- the LOC131621067 gene encoding cold and drought-regulated protein CORA-like isoform X1 gives MESKRAILILSLLAMVLLISSEVSAREFTETSTNTKEEVVEKSNELNDAKFFGHHRHGHSHDHRHVHGHGHGGHHGGHHGDSDNGN, from the exons ATGGAATCCAAGAGAGCAATCCTCATTCTTAGCCTATTGGCAATGGTTCTTCTTATTTCCTCAGAGGTGTCAGCTAGGGAGTTTACTGAGACTTCCACTAATACCAAAGAGG AGGTTGTTGAAAAGTCAAATGAACTGAATGATGCCAAGTTTTTTGGTCATCACCGTCACGGTCACAGCCACGATCACCGTCATGTTCATGGTCATGGGCACGGTGGTCATCATGGTGGACACCATGGTGATTCCGACAATGGCAACTGA